One genomic window of Xanthobacter dioxanivorans includes the following:
- a CDS encoding ABC transporter permease subunit, with product MEVFVQQLINGLTLGSIYGLIAIGYTMVFGIIGMVNFAHGDVFMVSAFIGLICVLLLTTVVGLSSIFLILALTLVVAMVFTGLVSWTIERVAYRPLRGSFRLAPMISAIGMSILLSNFVQVAQGPRNKALPPMVPDVIVVMEREGYQVTLAYKQIIIMVVTAVLLAGFWWLVQKTSLGRAQRACEQDRRMAALLGINVDRTISLTFVIGAALAAVAGVMYLMYYGVVNFADGFVPGVKAFTAAVLGGIGSLPGAVLGGLLIGLIETLWSAYFSIEYKDVAAFSILVVTLIFLPQGLLGRPEVEKV from the coding sequence ATGGAAGTCTTCGTCCAGCAGCTCATCAACGGATTGACCCTCGGGTCGATCTACGGATTGATCGCCATCGGCTACACGATGGTGTTCGGCATCATCGGGATGGTGAATTTCGCCCACGGCGACGTGTTCATGGTGAGCGCCTTCATCGGGCTCATCTGCGTGCTGCTTCTCACGACGGTGGTCGGGCTCAGCTCCATCTTCCTCATCCTAGCCCTCACCCTGGTGGTGGCGATGGTGTTCACCGGGCTGGTGAGCTGGACCATCGAGCGCGTGGCCTACCGGCCGCTTCGAGGCTCCTTCCGCCTGGCGCCGATGATCTCCGCCATCGGCATGTCGATCCTTTTGTCCAACTTCGTCCAGGTGGCCCAGGGCCCGCGCAACAAGGCGCTGCCGCCCATGGTGCCGGACGTGATCGTGGTCATGGAGCGCGAGGGCTACCAGGTGACCCTCGCCTACAAGCAGATCATCATCATGGTGGTCACGGCGGTGCTGCTGGCCGGCTTCTGGTGGCTGGTGCAGAAGACCTCGCTCGGCCGCGCCCAGCGCGCCTGCGAGCAGGACCGCCGGATGGCGGCGCTGCTCGGCATCAACGTCGACCGCACCATCTCGCTCACCTTCGTGATCGGGGCGGCGCTCGCGGCGGTCGCCGGCGTGATGTACCTGATGTATTACGGCGTCGTGAACTTCGCCGATGGCTTCGTGCCGGGCGTGAAGGCCTTCACCGCGGCGGTGCTGGGGGGCATCGGGTCCCTGCCAGGGGCGGTTCTGGGCGGGCTCCTCATCGGCCTCATCGAGACCCTCTGGTCCGCCTATTTCAGCATCGAATATAAGGACGTGGCGGCCTTCTCCATTCTCGTCGTCACCCTCATCTTCCTGCCGCAGGGCCTGCTCGGCCGGCCGGAAGTGGAGAAGGTGTGA
- a CDS encoding ABC transporter ATP-binding protein encodes MAMPSPEAARPSPPRDPILVVDHLSMRFGGLIAVNDVSFHATRGEVTAVIGPNGAGKTTVFNCITGFYKPTTGRLALFHGAAPSAARLDAVTAAGLSWGRTGTGALYLLERLADHKVASWARVARTFQNIRLFSGMTVLENLLVAQHMSLTSSGLLSPAALLNLPSWKRQQQAAVDKALYWLHKIGLVARSDDPAGDLPYGDQRRLEIARAMCTSPVLLCLDEPAAGLNPRESAALNELLLSIRHEHQTSILLIEHDMSVVMEISDHVVVLEYGCKIADGTPEEVRNDPRVIASYLGVEEDETAVVAAEVGA; translated from the coding sequence ATGGCGATGCCGTCCCCAGAGGCCGCGCGCCCATCCCCGCCGCGCGATCCGATCCTCGTGGTCGACCACCTCTCCATGCGGTTCGGCGGCCTGATCGCGGTCAACGACGTGTCCTTCCACGCCACGCGCGGCGAGGTCACCGCGGTGATCGGCCCCAACGGCGCCGGCAAGACCACGGTGTTCAACTGCATCACCGGCTTCTACAAGCCCACCACCGGCCGCCTCGCCTTGTTCCACGGCGCGGCGCCGAGCGCGGCCCGGCTCGACGCGGTCACCGCCGCCGGCCTCTCCTGGGGGCGCACCGGCACCGGCGCGCTCTATCTTCTCGAGCGGCTCGCCGACCACAAGGTCGCCTCCTGGGCGCGGGTGGCGCGCACCTTCCAGAACATCCGCCTGTTCTCCGGCATGACGGTGCTGGAAAACCTGCTGGTGGCGCAACACATGTCGCTCACCAGCTCGGGCCTGCTCAGCCCCGCGGCGCTTTTGAACCTGCCCTCCTGGAAGCGGCAGCAGCAGGCGGCGGTGGACAAGGCCCTCTACTGGCTCCACAAGATCGGCCTCGTGGCGCGCAGCGACGACCCGGCGGGCGACCTGCCCTATGGCGACCAGCGCCGCCTCGAAATCGCGCGCGCCATGTGCACCAGCCCGGTGCTGCTCTGCCTCGACGAGCCCGCTGCCGGCCTCAACCCGCGCGAGTCCGCCGCCCTCAACGAGCTGCTCTTGTCCATCCGCCACGAGCACCAGACCTCGATCCTGCTCATCGAGCACGACATGTCGGTGGTGATGGAGATCTCAGACCACGTGGTGGTGCTGGAATATGGCTGCAAGATCGCCGACGGCACGCCCGAAGAGGTGCGCAACGACCCACGGGTGATCGCCTCCTATCTCGGCGTCGAGGAGGACGAGACCGCCGTTGTCGCGGCCGAGGTGGGCGCATGA
- the paaG gene encoding 2-(1,2-epoxy-1,2-dihydrophenyl)acetyl-CoA isomerase PaaG — MGAPPKEAGHTEAVLRVTRHDGWRELTLNRPDRLNAFNADLHRALAAALDAAADDACRAVLLTGAGRGFCAGQDLGDRANMEGPPDLGAAIEAFYNPLVRRLRALRKPVVCAVNGVAAGAGANIALACDIVLAARSARFIQAFAKIGLVPDSGGTFFLPRLVGDARARALALLGTPVEAETAERWGLIWKAVDDAMLMEEARALAAHLATQPTQGLALMKAALNASPGNTLDAQLDLERDLQREAGRTADYREGVRAFMEKRPARFIGRRA, encoded by the coding sequence ATGGGGGCACCGCCGAAGGAAGCAGGGCACACCGAGGCGGTGCTGCGCGTCACCCGCCATGACGGCTGGAGGGAGCTCACCCTCAACCGGCCCGATCGCCTCAACGCCTTCAACGCGGACCTGCACCGCGCCCTGGCCGCCGCGCTGGACGCGGCGGCGGACGATGCCTGCCGCGCCGTGCTCCTGACCGGCGCCGGGCGCGGCTTCTGCGCCGGTCAGGACCTCGGCGACCGCGCGAACATGGAAGGCCCGCCCGACCTCGGCGCCGCCATCGAGGCTTTCTACAATCCCCTCGTCCGGCGCCTGCGCGCCCTGCGAAAGCCCGTCGTCTGCGCGGTGAACGGCGTCGCCGCAGGCGCCGGCGCCAACATCGCCCTTGCCTGCGACATCGTGCTGGCGGCGCGCTCCGCCAGGTTCATCCAGGCCTTCGCCAAGATCGGCCTCGTGCCGGATTCCGGCGGCACCTTCTTCCTGCCGCGCCTCGTCGGCGATGCCCGTGCACGGGCTCTCGCCCTGCTCGGCACGCCGGTGGAGGCGGAGACGGCCGAACGCTGGGGCCTCATCTGGAAGGCGGTGGACGACGCCATGCTGATGGAGGAGGCGCGAGCCCTCGCCGCCCATCTCGCCACCCAGCCCACGCAAGGGCTCGCCCTCATGAAGGCGGCCCTCAATGCCTCCCCCGGCAACACGCTCGATGCCCAGCTCGACCTCGAGCGTGACCTGCAGCGGGAAGCCGGCCGCACGGCGGACTATCGCGAAGGGGTGAGAGCCTTCATGGAAAAGCGCCCGGCCCGCTTCATCGGGCGCCGCGCATGA
- a CDS encoding FAD binding domain-containing protein, producing the protein MHAFDYQRPSALSDAAAALASDPEAKLLAGGQTLLPTLKQRLAQPTALVDLSRIPGLVGITAIPEGVSIGAMTRHAQVASSSVVRAVLPALADLAGEIGDAAVRNRGTIGGSLANDDPTADYPSAVLALNATVVTDRREIPAGAYFRGLFETALAEGEIITRVDFPKVERAGYAKFRNPASRYAMAGVFVAKTAAEVRVAVTGASQSGVFLWEEAGDVLTSDFSPAAVESLALDPSDLMSDLHGSAEYRAQLVKVMCKRAVAKALG; encoded by the coding sequence ATGCATGCCTTCGACTATCAGCGCCCCTCGGCCCTTTCCGATGCCGCCGCGGCCCTCGCCTCCGATCCCGAGGCGAAGCTCCTCGCCGGCGGGCAGACCCTGCTGCCCACCCTCAAGCAGCGCCTCGCCCAGCCCACGGCGCTGGTGGACCTGTCGCGCATTCCCGGCCTCGTGGGCATCACCGCGATTCCCGAGGGTGTCTCCATCGGCGCCATGACGCGGCACGCGCAGGTGGCCTCTTCGTCCGTGGTCCGCGCCGTCCTTCCCGCCCTCGCCGATCTCGCCGGGGAAATCGGCGACGCCGCGGTGCGCAACCGCGGTACCATCGGCGGCTCGCTGGCCAATGACGACCCCACGGCGGACTATCCCTCAGCCGTGCTCGCGCTCAACGCCACCGTGGTCACCGACCGCCGCGAGATTCCGGCCGGCGCCTATTTCCGCGGCCTGTTCGAGACGGCGCTGGCGGAGGGGGAGATCATCACCCGCGTCGATTTCCCCAAGGTGGAGCGGGCGGGGTACGCCAAGTTCCGCAACCCGGCCTCGCGCTATGCCATGGCCGGCGTGTTCGTGGCCAAGACGGCGGCCGAGGTGCGCGTCGCGGTGACCGGGGCGTCCCAGTCCGGCGTGTTCCTGTGGGAGGAGGCGGGCGACGTGCTCACCTCCGATTTCTCACCGGCAGCGGTGGAAAGCCTTGCCCTCGACCCGTCCGACCTCATGAGCGACCTACACGGCTCGGCCGAGTATCGGGCCCAGCTGGTAAAGGTCATGTGCAAGCGGGCGGTGGCGAAGGCCCTCGGCTGA
- a CDS encoding DUF6867 family protein, which produces MKGEADVKGEADMGEAQNPGGSFSLMLVVPLAALVLLVVVLLIWPDLLIGASVGDFLIVTVLLGGGTAWLTGKAVARGWGPYSHLVLYSLLLAGAVRFCHFALFGDTLASLEPALVEFVLLLAIATLGFRALRRRQMTHQYDWMFEPAGPLAWRARTGGPR; this is translated from the coding sequence ATGAAGGGGGAGGCCGACGTGAAGGGGGAGGCTGACATGGGGGAAGCGCAGAATCCCGGCGGCTCCTTCTCGCTCATGCTGGTGGTGCCCCTCGCCGCGCTGGTGCTGCTTGTCGTGGTCCTGCTGATCTGGCCCGATCTGCTGATCGGCGCCTCGGTCGGCGATTTCCTGATCGTCACCGTCCTCCTCGGCGGCGGAACCGCATGGCTCACGGGCAAGGCCGTGGCGCGCGGATGGGGGCCCTATTCCCATCTCGTCCTCTACAGCCTGCTGCTGGCGGGGGCGGTGCGCTTCTGCCATTTCGCCCTGTTCGGCGACACGCTGGCGTCGCTGGAGCCGGCGCTGGTGGAGTTCGTGCTTCTCCTCGCCATCGCCACGCTCGGCTTCCGCGCGCTGCGCCGGCGGCAGATGACGCATCAATACGACTGGATGTTCGAGCCGGCGGGCCCGCTCGCCTGGCGTGCGCGCACCGGCGGCCCGCGCTGA
- a CDS encoding bile acid:sodium symporter family protein yields MLSRLKLDPFLVALATTVLLALAWPQPGVTGGVLHADKAASWGVALIFFLYGVSLAPRRLIESAARWELHLVVQAATFLLFPAVVLVVLALMGNLLPEALATGFFFLAALPSTVSSSVAMTSLARGNVPVAIFNASISSLIGVFATPMLMAWYLHSVGGGMDLGAVILKLVVLVVLPLAVGQAARPLLLKAVERHRGLVRVADRAVILAIVYNSFCDSVVAGVWKGQSVALLAEIVAAVLLLLAVVYALVQVACRLFGFSPADTTAVVFCASKKSLATGLPMAHVMFGAAPALSLIITPIMLYHFLQLVIIGVIAGRSATRADGLARLEAEESEPSLIAEDDEVMLPEPVAERARSRA; encoded by the coding sequence ATGTTGTCACGACTGAAGCTCGACCCGTTCCTCGTCGCCCTCGCCACCACCGTCCTCCTCGCCCTCGCCTGGCCGCAGCCCGGCGTCACCGGTGGCGTGCTCCATGCCGACAAGGCGGCGAGCTGGGGCGTGGCGCTGATCTTCTTCCTCTACGGCGTGTCGCTGGCGCCGCGGCGGCTGATCGAGAGCGCGGCGCGCTGGGAACTGCACCTGGTGGTGCAGGCGGCCACCTTCCTGCTGTTCCCCGCCGTCGTCCTCGTGGTGCTCGCGCTCATGGGGAACCTGCTGCCGGAGGCTTTGGCGACCGGCTTCTTCTTCCTCGCCGCGCTGCCGTCCACCGTCTCCTCCTCGGTGGCGATGACCTCGCTGGCGCGCGGCAACGTGCCGGTGGCCATCTTCAACGCGTCCATCTCCAGCCTCATCGGCGTGTTCGCCACGCCCATGCTTATGGCGTGGTACCTGCACTCGGTGGGCGGCGGCATGGATCTTGGGGCGGTGATCCTGAAGCTCGTCGTGCTCGTGGTCCTGCCGCTTGCCGTCGGACAGGCGGCGCGGCCGCTGCTGCTGAAGGCGGTGGAGCGCCATCGCGGGCTCGTGCGGGTCGCCGACCGGGCGGTGATCCTCGCCATCGTCTACAATTCCTTCTGCGACAGCGTGGTCGCCGGCGTGTGGAAGGGGCAGAGCGTGGCCCTTCTGGCCGAGATCGTGGCCGCGGTGCTGCTGCTGCTGGCGGTGGTCTATGCCCTGGTGCAGGTGGCCTGCCGCCTGTTCGGCTTTTCGCCGGCGGACACCACGGCCGTGGTGTTCTGCGCCTCCAAGAAGTCGCTCGCCACCGGGCTGCCCATGGCGCACGTGATGTTCGGCGCGGCGCCGGCTCTGTCGCTCATCATCACGCCGATCATGCTCTACCACTTCCTGCAGCTGGTGATCATCGGCGTCATCGCAGGGCGCAGCGCCACACGGGCGGACGGGCTCGCCCGGCTGGAAGCCGAGGAAAGCGAGCCCTCGCTCATCGCCGAGGACGACGAGGTGATGCTTCCCGAGCCGGTGGCGGAGCGGGCGCGCTCGCGCGCCTGA
- the livM gene encoding high-affinity branched-chain amino acid ABC transporter permease LivM, whose amino-acid sequence MSTSDVDLPVPGTVVPPAPAPIPPPPSGPAASPSVLGEAVKDAVVSGILTGLLLLPLVGFRATEAGSGPLILTTRFGLVAVLAGLVAVLRLTLHLTLWRPGRTAKVSAAPSPLARLAQKAGPALKPAFFSFALAYPFLSILLAGGLSESRYWVDLGIYILTYVMLGWGLNIVVGLAGLLDLGYVAFYAVGAYTFALLSTSVPVGDFVNGHLGEGFWTAWSFWICLPLSGLLAAFWGVILGFPVLRLRGDYLAIVTLAFGEIIRLVLINWVSLTNGGAGISSIPPISFFGMPFTSSETGFAATFGLDFDSMHRIIFLYFVILGLAALTALVTIRLRKMPVGRAWEALREDEIACRSLGINTTLTKLTAFATGAMFGGFAGAFFAVRVRFVSPESFTFMESAVILAIVVLGGMGSQMGVAAAAILLIGGMEMLRNLSFLKADFLFGPDFDPSLYRMLIFGFAMVAVMVWRPRGLVSSRMPTIFLKERKAVSAALVKEGHG is encoded by the coding sequence ATGTCCACGAGCGACGTGGACCTGCCCGTTCCGGGCACGGTCGTCCCGCCGGCGCCCGCTCCGATTCCGCCGCCCCCCTCCGGCCCCGCGGCCTCCCCCTCGGTGCTGGGGGAAGCCGTCAAGGATGCGGTGGTGAGCGGCATCCTCACCGGCCTCCTGCTGCTGCCCCTGGTGGGCTTCCGCGCCACGGAGGCCGGCAGCGGTCCGCTCATCCTCACCACCCGCTTCGGCCTCGTGGCGGTGCTGGCGGGCCTGGTGGCGGTGCTGCGCCTGACCCTGCACCTCACCCTCTGGCGGCCCGGCCGCACGGCCAAGGTGTCGGCTGCCCCGTCCCCGCTCGCCCGTCTGGCGCAGAAGGCCGGTCCCGCCTTGAAGCCGGCCTTCTTCAGCTTCGCCCTCGCCTATCCGTTCCTGTCCATCCTGCTGGCCGGCGGCCTTTCCGAAAGCCGCTACTGGGTGGACCTCGGCATCTACATCCTCACCTATGTGATGCTCGGCTGGGGCCTCAACATCGTGGTCGGGCTCGCCGGCCTCCTGGACCTCGGCTACGTGGCCTTCTACGCCGTGGGCGCCTACACCTTCGCGCTCCTGTCCACCAGCGTGCCGGTGGGCGACTTCGTCAACGGGCATCTCGGCGAGGGCTTCTGGACCGCCTGGTCGTTCTGGATCTGCCTGCCCCTGTCGGGCCTGCTCGCCGCCTTCTGGGGCGTGATCCTGGGCTTTCCGGTGCTGCGCCTGCGCGGCGACTATCTCGCCATCGTCACCCTCGCCTTCGGCGAGATCATCCGCCTCGTGCTGATCAACTGGGTGTCGCTCACCAATGGCGGCGCCGGCATTTCCTCCATTCCGCCCATCAGCTTCTTCGGCATGCCCTTCACCAGCTCCGAGACCGGCTTCGCCGCCACCTTCGGCCTGGACTTCGATTCCATGCACCGGATCATCTTCCTCTATTTCGTGATCCTGGGCCTTGCCGCGCTAACGGCGCTGGTCACCATCCGCCTGCGCAAGATGCCGGTGGGCCGCGCCTGGGAGGCCCTGCGCGAGGACGAGATCGCCTGCCGCTCGCTCGGCATCAACACCACGCTCACCAAGCTCACCGCCTTCGCCACCGGCGCCATGTTCGGCGGGTTCGCCGGCGCCTTCTTCGCCGTGCGGGTGCGGTTCGTCTCGCCCGAGAGCTTCACCTTCATGGAATCGGCGGTGATCCTCGCCATCGTGGTGCTCGGCGGAATGGGATCGCAGATGGGGGTGGCGGCGGCCGCCATCCTGCTGATCGGCGGCATGGAGATGCTGCGCAACCTCTCCTTCCTCAAGGCCGACTTCCTGTTCGGCCCGGATTTCGATCCCTCCCTCTACCGCATGCTCATCTTCGGCTTCGCCATGGTGGCGGTGATGGTCTGGCGCCCGCGCGGCCTCGTCTCCTCCCGCATGCCCACCATCTTCCTGAAGGAGCGCAAAGCCGTCTCGGCCGCGCTGGTGAAGGAGGGCCACGGCTGA
- a CDS encoding ABC transporter ATP-binding protein has translation MSTSGLLPGAEARPAPAPRGAPLLSVAGVTAYYGNIIALKGVDLEVNEGEIVTLIGANGAGKSTLMMTICGNPRARDGRIMFAGHDITQLPTHEIMRLKIAQSPEGRRIFPRMTIYENLQMGAAVDGNAHFTEDLERVFEMFPRLRERLHQRGGTLSGGEQQMLSIARALMSRPRLLLLDEPSLGLAPLVVRQIFDVIRTLNETEGLTVFLVEQNAYHALKLAHRGYVMVNGQITMSGAGAELLARPEVRAAYLEGGR, from the coding sequence ATGAGCACCAGCGGCCTTCTGCCCGGCGCCGAGGCGCGCCCCGCCCCCGCGCCCCGCGGCGCCCCGCTTTTGTCGGTCGCCGGCGTCACCGCCTATTACGGCAACATCATCGCCCTGAAGGGCGTCGACCTTGAAGTGAACGAAGGCGAGATCGTGACCCTCATCGGCGCCAACGGCGCCGGCAAGTCCACGCTGATGATGACCATCTGCGGCAATCCCCGCGCCCGCGACGGGCGCATCATGTTCGCCGGGCATGACATCACCCAGCTGCCGACCCACGAGATCATGCGGCTGAAGATCGCCCAGTCGCCCGAAGGCCGGCGCATCTTCCCGCGCATGACCATCTACGAAAACCTGCAGATGGGCGCCGCGGTGGACGGCAACGCCCATTTCACCGAGGATCTCGAACGCGTGTTCGAGATGTTCCCGCGCCTGCGCGAGCGCCTGCACCAGCGCGGCGGCACCCTCTCCGGCGGCGAGCAGCAGATGCTCTCCATCGCCCGCGCGCTCATGAGCCGGCCGCGCCTGCTCCTCCTGGACGAGCCGTCCCTCGGCCTCGCGCCCCTGGTGGTGCGGCAGATCTTCGACGTCATCCGCACCCTCAACGAGACCGAGGGGCTCACCGTGTTCCTGGTGGAGCAGAATGCCTATCACGCCCTGAAGCTCGCCCACCGCGGCTACGTGATGGTGAACGGCCAGATCACCATGTCCGGCGCCGGCGCCGAGCTGCTGGCCCGGCCGGAGGTGCGCGCCGCCTATCTCGAGGGAGGACGCTGA
- a CDS encoding (2Fe-2S)-binding protein — protein sequence MTEATKPARVPVAMTVNGRSVSAEIEPRTLLVQYLRENLDLTGTHVGCDTSQCGACVVHVGGEAVKSCTMLAVQADGMSVTTIEGLATGGALHPMQAAFRENHGLQCGFCTPGMIMSAVDLVTRFGPDLDEKTIRENLDGNLCRCTGYHNIVKSIAAGARAMGAAATPRAAE from the coding sequence ATGACCGAGGCCACCAAGCCGGCCCGCGTCCCCGTCGCCATGACGGTGAACGGACGTAGCGTTTCCGCCGAAATCGAGCCGCGCACGCTGCTCGTCCAGTACCTGCGGGAAAATCTCGACCTGACCGGCACGCACGTGGGCTGCGACACCAGCCAGTGCGGCGCCTGCGTGGTGCATGTGGGGGGCGAGGCGGTGAAGTCCTGCACCATGCTCGCCGTGCAGGCGGATGGCATGAGCGTCACCACCATCGAGGGCCTCGCCACGGGCGGCGCGCTGCACCCCATGCAGGCGGCCTTCCGCGAGAATCACGGCCTCCAGTGCGGCTTCTGCACGCCGGGCATGATCATGAGCGCGGTGGACCTCGTGACCCGCTTCGGCCCCGATCTCGACGAGAAGACCATCCGCGAGAACCTCGACGGCAACCTGTGCCGCTGCACGGGGTATCACAATATCGTCAAGTCCATCGCCGCCGGCGCGCGCGCCATGGGTGCCGCCGCGACGCCGCGCGCGGCCGAATAG
- a CDS encoding xanthine dehydrogenase family protein molybdopterin-binding subunit, which produces MNASVSSTVTPIGAAVRRKEDHRFITGKGRYTDDLDRPGQAHAYFLRSPYAHARIRSLDVTAAKAMPGVVDILTGADLAADGIGDLICGWMIHSKDGSPMKMGSHPALAKDKVRYVGDHVAVVIAESLNAAKDAALAVEVEYELLPAVADLAAAQDGTAAQVHDCAPHNTAFEWELGDRAATEAAFARAAKVTTLDLVNNRLAPNAIEPRAAIGEYDAGDEAFTLWTTSQNPHVARLVLSAFVGIAPEHKLRVIAPDVGGGFGSKIFIYAEETVCAWAAKKVGRPVKWTADRSEAFLSDAHGRDHISHAELALDETGKIIGLRVHTRANMGAYLSTFASSIPTYLYATLLSGQYDIPAIYCEVDAIYTTTAPVDAYRGAGRPEATFLLERIVEKAARERGEDPADFRRRNFIRTFPHQTPVIMAYDAGDYDASLDKAMELADYAGFPARRAEAERRGKLRGIGFSAYIEACGIAPSAAVGSLGAGVGLWESAEVRVNPTGNVEVLTGSHSHGQGHETTFAQLVSARLGIPIDQVSVVHGDTDKVQFGMGTYGSRSGAVGMSAISKALDKVEAKAKKIAAHILEAAEGDIEFKDGRFTVAGTDRSLAFAEVALNAYVAHKFPTSEIEPGLKEGAFYDPTNFTFPAGCHICEVEVDPETGVTEIVNFTAVDDFGVIINPMIVEGQVHGGLGQGIGQALLEGVTYDADGQLVTGSYMDYTMPRAGDLPSFTVGITTTRCPSNPLGIKGCGEAGAIGSPPAVINALTDALGTEDVPMPATPARVWAIARKSLSARAARQAAE; this is translated from the coding sequence ATGAACGCCAGCGTCTCCAGCACCGTCACGCCCATCGGCGCCGCCGTGCGCCGCAAGGAGGACCACCGCTTCATCACCGGCAAGGGCCGCTACACGGACGATCTCGACCGTCCGGGCCAGGCCCACGCCTATTTCCTGCGCTCGCCCTACGCCCACGCCCGCATCCGCAGCCTCGACGTGACCGCCGCCAAGGCCATGCCGGGCGTGGTGGACATCCTCACCGGCGCGGACCTCGCCGCCGACGGCATCGGCGACCTCATCTGTGGCTGGATGATCCATTCCAAGGACGGCAGCCCCATGAAGATGGGCTCCCACCCGGCGCTGGCGAAGGACAAGGTGCGCTACGTGGGCGACCATGTGGCGGTGGTGATCGCCGAGAGCCTCAATGCCGCAAAGGACGCCGCCCTCGCGGTCGAGGTGGAGTACGAGCTTTTGCCGGCGGTCGCCGACCTCGCCGCCGCGCAGGACGGGACCGCCGCGCAGGTCCACGACTGCGCCCCGCACAACACCGCCTTCGAGTGGGAGCTGGGCGACAGGGCCGCCACCGAGGCCGCCTTCGCCCGCGCCGCCAAGGTGACGACGCTGGACCTCGTCAACAACCGCCTCGCGCCCAACGCCATCGAGCCGCGCGCCGCCATCGGCGAGTACGATGCCGGCGACGAGGCGTTCACCTTGTGGACCACCAGCCAGAACCCGCACGTGGCCCGCCTGGTGCTCTCCGCCTTCGTCGGCATCGCGCCGGAGCACAAGCTGCGGGTGATCGCGCCGGACGTGGGCGGCGGCTTCGGCTCCAAGATCTTCATCTACGCGGAGGAGACCGTCTGCGCCTGGGCGGCGAAGAAGGTGGGCCGCCCGGTGAAATGGACGGCGGACCGCTCGGAGGCCTTCCTCTCCGACGCCCATGGCCGCGACCACATCAGCCACGCCGAGCTGGCGCTGGACGAGACCGGCAAGATCATCGGCCTGCGGGTGCACACCCGGGCCAACATGGGCGCCTATCTTTCCACCTTCGCTTCCTCGATCCCCACCTATCTCTACGCGACGCTGCTGTCCGGGCAGTACGACATTCCGGCCATCTATTGCGAGGTGGATGCCATCTACACCACCACCGCCCCGGTGGACGCCTATCGCGGCGCCGGCCGGCCGGAGGCGACGTTCCTCCTGGAGCGGATCGTGGAGAAGGCGGCGCGCGAGCGGGGCGAGGACCCCGCCGATTTCCGCCGCCGCAACTTCATCCGCACCTTCCCGCACCAGACGCCGGTGATCATGGCCTATGACGCGGGGGACTATGACGCCTCCCTGGACAAGGCGATGGAGCTTGCCGACTACGCCGGCTTCCCGGCCCGGCGGGCGGAAGCGGAGCGGCGCGGCAAGCTGCGCGGCATCGGCTTCTCGGCCTATATCGAGGCGTGCGGCATCGCGCCCTCGGCGGCGGTGGGCTCGCTCGGCGCCGGCGTCGGCCTGTGGGAGAGCGCCGAGGTGCGGGTGAACCCCACCGGCAACGTGGAGGTGCTCACCGGCTCCCACAGCCACGGGCAGGGGCACGAGACCACCTTCGCCCAGCTCGTCTCCGCCCGCCTGGGCATCCCCATCGACCAGGTGAGCGTGGTGCACGGCGACACCGACAAGGTGCAGTTCGGCATGGGCACCTACGGCTCGCGCTCCGGCGCCGTGGGCATGTCGGCCATCTCCAAGGCCCTCGACAAGGTGGAGGCGAAGGCGAAGAAGATCGCCGCCCACATCCTCGAGGCCGCCGAGGGGGACATCGAGTTCAAGGATGGCCGGTTCACCGTGGCCGGCACCGACCGCTCCCTCGCCTTCGCCGAGGTGGCGCTGAATGCCTACGTGGCGCACAAGTTCCCCACCTCGGAGATCGAGCCGGGGCTGAAGGAGGGGGCGTTCTACGACCCCACCAACTTCACCTTCCCCGCCGGCTGCCACATCTGCGAGGTGGAGGTGGACCCGGAAACCGGGGTGACCGAGATCGTGAACTTCACGGCGGTGGACGATTTCGGCGTCATCATCAACCCGATGATCGTGGAAGGCCAGGTGCATGGCGGTCTCGGCCAGGGCATCGGGCAGGCGCTGCTGGAGGGCGTCACCTATGATGCCGACGGCCAGCTCGTGACCGGCTCCTACATGGACTACACCATGCCCCGCGCCGGCGACCTGCCGTCCTTCACCGTGGGCATCACCACGACGCGCTGCCCCTCCAACCCGCTGGGCATCAAGGGCTGCGGCGAGGCGGGCGCCATCGGCTCGCCGCCCGCGGTCATCAACGCGCTCACCGACGCCCTCGGCACCGAGGACGTGCCCATGCCCGCGACGCCGGCCAGGGTCTGGGCCATCGCCAGAAAGAGCTTGTCGGCGCGGGCCGCGCGGCAGGCGGCGGAATAG